CAGGGTTTTCATCCGTGCTGCAAAGATATCCCGGCCCGGCAATGCCGCAAGATAACGCTCGGAAACCGCGTTTTCTGCCGTCACCCAATCGCGAACTTTCGATTCTGTCCGAACGTCGCTCTCCAGCCAGCGGTATGGATCGGCAATCGCTTCACCGAATTGGGTTTCGACAACGGGTACGGTCGCGGTTTTCGGATATTCCAGAGGAGCCTCGGCAAAAACAGGGATAGGAGCGATCAGGGCTGCAAAAGCCAAAGCAAATTTGTTCAAAGAAAAAAGGCTCCGGGATATGATCCCGAAGCCTAAATCTCGTTTCATGGTCGCGCAAGCGAACCGATAATTTCGTCTGCTTAAGCAGCCCGATCTTCTCAGGCAGCAACGTCCAGATCGTCGTCGCCAGCAACCGGACCTGAATCCAGACCCTTGGCATTAACGTCACGATCGATGAACTCGATGATCGCCATTGGGGCAGCATCCGAAAGACGGATACCGGCCTTTACGACGCGGCAGTAACCACCGGCACGGTCGGCATAACGCGTTGCGATAACGTCAAACAGTTTCACCAACTGAGTGTCGTCCAGCAAACGGGCGTGTGCAAGACGACGGTTGGCCAGGCCACCCTTTTTCGCAAGCGTTACCAGTTTCTCGGTATAAGGACGCAGTTCCTTCGCCTTGGCGAGGGTCGTCGTGATCTGCTCATGCTTGATGAGAGCGGCCGCCATGTTGCGGAACAGTGCCGCGCGATGGGAAGAAGTACGCTGGAGCTTACGTCCGGCATTACGATGGCGCATGGTATCAGTCCTATGTTCGTCCCGGAGCCGTATCAGGCACTCCGGGCCAGGCAGTGAAACGGGGCACCGCCAAAACCCCTAATCTTCGAATAAGCCTTAGCCCATCAGCTCCGCTTCGAGCTTCTTGGCCATGTCTTCGATGTTCTCTGGCGGCCATCCGGGGATGTCCATGCCGAGACGCAGACCCATCGACGACAGCACTTCCTTGATTTCGTTCAGGGACTTGCGGCCAAAGTTCGGCGTGCGAAGCATTTCTGCTTCGGTCTTGCCGACCAGATCACCGATATAGATGATGTTGTCGTTCTTGAGGCAGTTTGCCGAACGCACCGACAGTTCCAACTCATCGACCTTCTTCAGAAGGTAACGGTTGAGCTGGTTCGCATCGCTTTCGCTGACATGCTGCGGCGTTGCCGCTGCCATGCCGATGATCGGCGACTGGGTCGCAACCATCGAGTCATCGAAGTGGACGAACAGCGAGAGCTGATCCTGAAGAATACGCGCAGCATAAGCTACGGCATCATCAGGCGTGATCGTACCATCGGTTTCGATGCTGAGCGTCAGCTTGTCGTAATCGAGTTCCTGCCCAACGCGGGTGTTCTCGACCTTGTATGCCACCTGGCGAACCGGCGAATACAGTGCATCGACGGGCACAAGGCCAATCGGCGCATCGAGCGGACGGTTTGCAGCGGCTGGGACATAGCCCTTACCGACATCAGCGGTCAGCTCCATGTTGAGCGTCGCACCTTCATCGAGATGGCAGATCAGGAGATCGGGGTTCATGACCTCGATATCGCCCGACATCGCGATCATTCCGGCAGTAACGTCAGCAGGACCGGTTGCCGAAAGCTGAAGGCGCTTTGGCCCCTCACCCTGCATACGCAGTGCGATCTGCTTCACGTTCAGGACGATGTCCGTCACGTCTTCACGAACGCCGACCAGCGACGAAAACTCATGCAGCACATTCTCGATCTTGATCGAGGTGACTGCAGCACCCTGTAGCGACGAAAGCAACACGCGACGCAGCGCGTTACCGAGCGTCAGGCCGAAACCCCGCTCGAGTGGCTCTGCAACAAAAACGCCCTTGCGCTTGCTGTCGCTGCCGCTCTTCTTTTCAAGTGAAGTCGGCTTCTTCAGTTCCTGCCAGTTCTTGCTATTGACTGCCACGGTGTTCCCCTTGGGGTTGGGCGATGCGCTCGTCAGCGCATCAGCCGGAGTATCGAGTTCTGGTGCGTCGCCGAGCAATTAAACGCGACGACGCTTGGAAGGACGCACGCCGTTATGCGGGATCGAGGTCACATCGCGGATCGACGTGATGTTGAAACCGACTGCCTGCAATGCCCGAAGCGCCGATTCACGGCCCGAACCGGGGCCCTTCACTTCGACTTCGATTGTCCGCACACCATGTTCAGCGGCCTTTTTACCGGCGTCTTCGGCTGCGACCTGCGCGGCGTAAGGCGTCGATTTACGGCTGCCCTTGAAACCCATCATGCCAGCGCTCGACCATGAAATGGCGTTGCCCTGAGCATCGGTGATGGTGATCATGGTGTTATTGAAACTGGCGTTCACATGCGCGACGCCGGAAGTGATGTTCTTGCGTTCGCGCCGCTTAATGCGCTGAGGTTCGCGTGCCATTGATATGCTGTCCTATAAAAAAGCTGCTGCCGTTAAAGGCGCTGCTTATTTCTTCTTACCGGCGATCGGCTTAGCCTTGCCCTTGCGAGTGCGCGCATTGGTATGCGTGCGCTGGCCACGGACTGGCAGGCCCTTACGATGACGAAGACCGCGATAGCAGGCCAGATCCATCAAACGCTTGATGTTCATCGACACTGTGCGACGCAGATCGCCTTCGACGGTGTAACCCGCGTCGATGGCTTCACGAATTGACAGGACTTCCTGATCGGTAAGATCCTGAACACGACGCGCAGGCTCGATGCCCAGCTTCTTCGTGATCTCAACGGCTTTGGTACGACCGATACCGTGAATATAGGTCAACGCGATTTCAACGCGCTTGTTGGTCGGGATATTAACCCCCGCAATACGTGCCATGTGTTCGTTTCTCCTCAGCTCCACGAGGTGGCTGGCAAGACACCCCATCTCTTCGCGTCAAATCCGAAACGCCGAAATGCCGACGCGCGCAAATAGCACTCGCCGGTTGCCGGAGGTTCGGAATGGGTCTCGCGTAGAAGGGCCACGCGACTCTGTCAAGCGAGTCGGAGAGCCGGGCAGGCTGTTGTTTCAGTTTCTTCAGCTTGCCTCGGCTTGTGATGATCCGACCGTGCCGCCACCAACCGGCTTTAACCAGTCAATCAGACAACGCCATAAGCCAGCATGGCGTCCGCGACCTTTTTGAAGCCTGCGATGTTTGCACCCTTCACATAGTCGCAATGGCCGGTCGCATCGGTCCCGTATTCAAGGCAGCGACTGTGAATGCCCGCCATGATATCGAGCAACAGCTTCTGAAGTTCGTCCTCTTTCCACGAGATGCGCGCAGAGTTCTGGCTCATCTCAAGCCCTGACACGGCAACACCACCCGCGTTCGCTGCCTTACCGGGAGCAAACAAAATCCGCGCCTTTTTGAAAACATGAACGCCGTCCAGATCGGTCGGCATATTCGCGCCTTCCGACACCGCAATACAGCCATTGGCGATGAGCAATTCGGCATCGATCCCCAACAGTTCGTTTTGCGTAGCGCAGGGCAGCGCAACGTCACACGGCACACCCCAGGGCGTTTTTCCCCCAGTAAAGCTCGACCCCGTAAATTCGTCGCAATATTCGGAGATGCGACCGCGACGTTTGCTCTTCAGATCCTTGACCCAGTCGATCTTCTCCTGAGTTATGCCGTCGGGATCGTGGATAAAGCCCGCGCTATCACTCAAAGTCAGCACTTTACCGCCCAACTGGGTCACTTTTTCGGCCGCATGTGTCGCCACATTGCCCGAACCGGAGATAACCGCAGTCTTGCCCTCAAGAGTCATGCCCTTGGTCGCCAGCATATTCTGCAGGAAATACACCGCGCCATACCCGGTCGCCTCGGTACGGATCAACGAACCACCGTACTCCAGCCCCTTTCCCGTCAGCACTCCTGTAAACTCACCAGTGATGCGCTTATACTGACCGAACATATATCCGATCTCGCGCGCCCCCACCCCGATATCGCCCGCCGGCACATCAATGTCGGCACCGATGTGGCGATAGAGCTCGGTCATCAGCGACTGGCAGAACCGCATGACTTCCCCGTCGGATTTTCCCTTGGGGTTAAAATTCGATCCGCCCTTGGCCCCGCCCATAGGCAGCCCCGTCAGAGCGTTCTTGAAGGTTTGTTCGAACGCCAAAAACTTCAGGACACTTTCGGTCACACTTGGGTGAAAGCGGATGCCGCCTTTATACGGCCCGATCGAATTATTATTCTGAATCCGCCAACCCCGCTGAACGCGGATATTGCCTTTGTCGTCCTGCCAACAGACACGAAACGAAATCACACGGTCAGGCTCGGCAATACGGCGCAGAATTTGCGCGCTGTGATATTGCTCCTTGTCGGCCATGAAATCGAAAATGTCCTCGGCAACCTCAGTCACCGCCTGAACGAACTCGGGTTGGCCGGGATTGCGTTTCTTCACGCCCCCAACAAAAGTTTCAAGATCAACGTGATCGACAACGGCCATTTCATTCCCCCTGCGCTGGTCCTTATAAATAGACCGGTGATCGCCGCCGTCGTTTGACTCGTGGCAGCGTTGGCGCGGACGTTAGCAGGAAACGAGTGATCGTGAAGAGGCGTCAATTTTTAGCGGGAATTGGTCCCAGGATAGCCTCAATTGCGGCGCTCACGATGCCAATATCGGCCATGCCATCAATCTTACGCAACAGCCCACGCGCTTCATAGATCGGCAGGATTGGAGCGGTCTTGGCCCGATACTCTGCCATGCGGGTACGCACCGTTTCGGCATTATCATCTGGACGGCGGCTGAATTCTGTTGAGCCACACACGTCGCAAACATCCGAAACTTTCGGCAGTTTGTAACGGTCGTGATAACCGGCGCCGCACTTGGCACAGGTGTAACGGCCTGTGATCCGATCGACGAGTGCATCTTCATCGACCGCAAGTTCAATCACCGCATCAAGTTTGCGAGCGCGCGCCGCGAGCAAGTCATCCAGTGAAACAGCTTGAGCCGCGGTCCGCGGATACCCGTCGAAAATCGCACCCTGAGCAACCGGCATCGAATCGAGTTTATCTCCGATCAGACCGTCGACGATCTCATCCGAAACCAGTTCGCCGGCTTTCATGATCGCAGAAACCTTCAACCCCATGGGCGTTCCCGCGTCGCGGGCTGCGCGTAGCATATCGCCTGTCGACAACTGGGCCATGCCGCGTTCGTTGACAAGGCGCGCAGCCTGGGTGCCCTTCCCCGCTCCCGGGGGTCCAAGAAGGATGATATTCACGGAATAGCGTCTCCCTATGCGGCCCGATTATCGGGTCCGCGCGCCTTTCAGCTTGGCCTTCTTGATCAAGTCACCATATTGGTGCGCCAGCAAATGGCTCTGAATCTGTGTGACCGTATCCATCGTCACGTTGACGACGATAAGCAGGCTGGTTCCACCGAGCGCAAGCGAGATACCCATGCGCAAAGTCAGAAATTCGGGCACCAGGCAGATCAGCGTCAAATAAGCTGCGCCAATCACGGTGATGCGCGTCAGCACATAATCCAGGTAAACTTCGGTATTCTTCCCCGGTCGAATACCCGGAATGAACCCGCCATAGCGCTTGAGATTCTCAGCAGTCTCTTCTGGATTGAAGACGACAGCAGTGTAGAAAAAGCTGAAAAATATAATGCCGGCTGCGTAAAGCGAAATGTACAACGGTGAGCCGTGTTGGAGCGCACTTGTCACTGTCAAGACAAAATCACCCCATTTACTTTCACCCGCAACGCGCTGTCCGGCGAACTGCACGACTGTCAACGGCATCAGCAGCAGTGATGAGGCAAAGATTGGGGGAATAACACCGGCGGTGTTAATCTTAAGCGGCAAATGCGATTTATCAGCCTGCATCATGCCGCGCGCCGTCTGTCGCTTGGGATATTGTATTAACACCCGCCTCTGCGCGCGCTCCATGAAGCAAATAAAAGCGACCAGTGCGAGGACCAAAACAAGAATTACAAGGATCGCGACCGGCGACATCGACCCGCTGCGTGCACCCTCGAAAAGGTTAACGATCGCGCGTGGCAATTGCGACACGATCCCCGCCATAATGATGAGCGAGACACCATTACCGATACCGCGACTGGTGATCTGCTCGCCCAGCCACATCAGGAACATCGTTCCTCCGATCAGCGAGATCACGCAAGCCACGCGGAACAGCATCCCCGGCTGCACGACTGCAGACATGCCCTGAGCGGCACCCCAACTCTCGAGACCAACAGCGATGAAATAGCCCTGGATCGCAGTCAGGAAAACCGTGCCATACCGCGTGTATTGGTTCAGTTTTTTACGACCGCTTTCGCCCTCTTTTTTGATCGCCGCCAGCTTAGGAGACAGCGACGTCGAAAGCTGCACGACGATCGAAGCCGTAATGTACGGCATCACCCCAAGCGCAATCAGGCTCATCCGCTGCAGCGAACCGCCAGAGAATGTGTTGAAAAAATCAAGAACACCACCCTGCGTCGTTTGATAGAGCTGGGCAAGCGCGCGCGGATCGATACCCGGCAGCGGCACATGACTCAACAAACGGAAAACGATCAGCGCGCCGATCGTAAACCACAAGCGTTTGCGAAGGTCGGTGGCCTGCGCGAATTTCGACAAGCCAGAGTTTGATAGCGATGCGGCGGAGGATGCCATTGCGATAATTCGTCCCGGTAGAGAGCGTGGGAACGCCCTGCTGTCAGCGCCTCATATAAGGAGTGGTTGAGCGTTGTCACGCCCGTACTCCAGAGCATCAAAAAGCCGGGTCAATCCGGATACGCCCTGTCCCTCTGTTACGAGGGGAAAGCGACCCAGCCAACCCGGCTAAATGATTTTAGTTCTTACGAAGCTTGACGGTGTTCTTCTTCGCCTTGGCCTTATCGGCGGCAGAGACGAGCTCGATCACTTCGACCGAACCACCGGCAGCTTCAACAGCCTCGCGGGCACCCTTTGAAACACCGGCAACCTTGAACGATAGCTTGGCCGAGAATTCACCCTTGCCGAGCAAACGCACGCCATCCTTACCGCCGCGAGCAAGACCAACAGCCTTGAGCGCTTCGTGATCGATAACAGCCGACACATCGAGCTTCTTGGCATCAACCAGCTTCTGGATCATGCCGAGGTTAACCTCTGCACAGTCGCGAGCGAAGATGTTATTGAAACCGCGCTTTGGCAAACGCATGTGGAGTGGCATCTGACCACCCTCGAAGCCATTGATCGACACACCCGAACGGCTGGTCTGACCCTTTTGGCCGCGTCCTGCGGTCTTGCCCTTGCCCGAACCGATACCGCGTCCAACGCGCATACGGCCCTTGCGAGCACCATCATTATCTCTGATTTCGTTAAGTTTCATTGCACTCGCTTTCGCTTTTGTCGCGCTGATAGAATGAGCGTCTTAGCTCTGCACTTCGACCATGTGCCGCACTGCGCGGATCATGCCCCGAGTTTCGGGAGTATCTTCCAGCTCCGAAACCTTATGCATCTTGTTGAGGCCCAAACCAATCAGCGTAGCACGCTGATTGGCAGTCCGGCGGATGGGCGAGCCCGTCTGCTTGATCGTGATCTTGGCCATGATGTTACTCCGTCACCAGCGCTGCATCGGCTTCCGCCGTCTGCGAACCACCACGACCCAGCAGATCGGCAATCTTCTTGCCGCGACGCTGTGCAACCGACTTTGGCGAAGTCTGCTCGCCAAGCGCCTCAAAGGTTGCGCGGATCATATTGTATGGGTTCGATGTTCCGACCGACTTGGTTACAACGTCTGCAACGCCGAGCGATTCGAAAATTGCGCGCATTGGACCACCGGCGATGATGCCCGTTCCCTGTGGTGCCGAACGAAGCGTCACGCGACCAGCACCGAAGTGGCCGTTACCGTCATGATGCAGCGTACGACCTTCACGAAGAGGAACGCGAATCATCTTTTTCTTTGCAGCCGCAGTTGCCTTCGAAATAGCTTCCGGCACTTCGCGCGCCTTACCGTGCCCAAAGCCTGCACGACCCTTGCCATCGCCAACGACAACCAGAGCTGCGAAACCGAAACGCTTGCCGCCCTTAACTGTCTTCGAAACGCGGTTGATGTGTACGAGCTTTTCGATCAGCTCTTCGCCGCCATCATCGTTTCCGCCGCGATTATCGCGACGTCCACGGTTGTTGCTGTCGCGTCCACCACGGTTGTTACCACCGCCCGGCCCGCTGCGATTACCGCCTGGACCACCACGACCGGGGCCGCCTGGGCCCCGTCCGCGAGGAGCTTCTGTCGGAGCCGGAGCACCTGCGTCGGCTGCCGGGGCTGCCTGAATTTCGTTTTCGTCAGCCATTTAGAATTCCAATCCGCCTTCGCGTGCACCTTCGGCGAGCGCTTTCACGCGGCCGTGGAACAGGAAACCACCACGATCGAAAACAACGTGCGTTACGCCCGCCGCCTTCGCACGCTCAGCAACCGTCTTACCAACGGCAGTCGCTGCGTCGATCGTCGCGCCGGTTGTTGCGCGTGCGTCTTTTTCGAGGCTCGATGCAGCAGCGACCGTGGTCCCTGCCGTATCGTCGATGATCTGCGCGTAGATATGACGACCCGAACGATGGATAGACAAACGTGGACGCAAAGTGCCCTTCGCACGCAGTTTGGTGCGAACGCGCTGACGGCGTTTCGCGAAAAGTGACAGCTTGGCCATTACTTCTTCTTACCTTCTTTGCGGAAGATGTACTCACCGCGATATTTGATGCCCTTGCCCTTATAGGGCTCCGGCTTACGCCAGCGGCGGATTTCCGCAGCTAGTTGACCGACCTTTTGCTTGTCGATCCCGGTGATGTGAATTGTCGTCTGATCGGGCGTCTTCACATCCAGATCGTCAGGCACATCGATATCTACATCATGCGAATAGCCGAGCTGAAGTTTAAGCTTCGGACCCTGCGAATTGGCACGATAACCGACACCGGTGATTTCCAGCGTCTTGGTGAAACCATCGGTCACACCGGTGACGAGGTTTTGAACCAGCGTGCGCTGCATCCCCCAGAACGAACGTGCGCGCTTCGTGGCATTGGCTGGCTTTACCGAAATGGTGCCATCCTCAACCGCGTACGTGACATCTTCGGCGAGCGACAAAGTCAGCGTGCCCTTTGGCCCCTTTACCGAAAGCAGACCGCCTTCGATCGTGGCGGTGACGCCAGCAGGAACCGGAACAGCTTTTTTACCGATGCGGCTCATTAGAATACCTCCGCAAGGATTTCGCCGCCGACGTTATGCTCACGGGCTTCCGCATCGGAAAGCACGCCGCGTGGCGTCGAGACGATGGTGATTCCAAGGCCGTTGCGAACCCGGGGAAGTTCTTTCGACCCCGAATAGACGCGGCGACCAGGCTTCGACACACGCGCCACGTGGCGGATGGCGGGCTGGCCCTCGAAATATTTGAGTTCAATGCGGATGCCACCATGTCCAGCCAGCTCTTCTTCCGAATAGCCGCGGATGTAGCCTTCGCGCTGAAGCACATCGAGCACACGCACCCGGAGCTTCGACGCCGGGCTCATTACTGAGTCCTTGCGTGCCTGCTGGCCGTTGCGGATGCGGGTGAGCATATCACCCAGTGGATCGGTCAATGACATATCTTAACCCTTACCAGCTCGACTTCGTAACACCGGGGATCAGGCCCTTATTAGCCAGATCGCGCAGCATGATACGGCTGAGGCGGAACTTACGATAATAGGCACGTGGCCGACCGGTAAGCAGGCACCGGTTACGAACACGCGTTGGATTCGCGTTACGTGGCAAAGCCGACATCTTCAGGCGAGCCATCAACCGGTCGCTGTCATCAGCATTCTGGTCGTTGGCAATGGCGCGAAGCGCTGCAAATTTGGGAGCATATTGCTTCACCATCGCCTTGCGCTTCTCGTTCTTGTTGATCGAACTCTTTTTCGCCATGGTTTAGGCCGCCTTCTTTTCTGCAGCTGCTTCTTCGATCGGGAACGGGAAGCCGAACAGGCGAAGCAATTCGCGTGCTTCGTCATCGGTGTTCGCGGTCGTTGCAACGATCACATCCATGCCACGGATCGTATCGACCCGGTCATAGGAAATTTCCGGGAAGATCAGCTGCTCTTTGATACCACAGGCATAATTGCCACGACCATCAAAGCTCTTGTCGCTCAGTCCGCGAAAATCGCGAACACGCGGGAGAGCGATCGTGATGAAGCGATCGAGGAATTCGAACATCCGGTCGCGGCGCAGCGTGACCTTGCAGCCGATCGGCATGCCTTCGCGCAGCTTGAACTGAGCAACCGACTTCTTGGCCTTGGTCACAACGGGCTTCTGCCCTGCGATCAATTCCATTTCACCAGCGGCCTGATCAACCTTCTTCTTATCCTGCGTCGCTTCGCCAACACCCATGTTAAGCACGATCTTTACAAGACGCGGGACCTGCATCGGGTTGGTGTACCCGAACTTCTCGGTCATCGCCTTGACGATACGCTCGTCATAGATGCCCTGCATACGGGGCTTACTGCGTTCCGCTGCCTTAACCATTGATCGTCTCCCCGGAGCGCACTGCTACCCGGACTTTCTTGCCGTCCTGAATTTCGAAACGGACGCGTGTGGGCTTGCCCGTCTTGGGGTCCTCCAAAGCGACCTTCGATACGTGCATCGGCGCTTCGAACCGATCGAGTCCGCCCTGCGGGTTCTCTTGGCTCGCCTTGCGATGACGCGTGGCGATGTTGACACCCGACACAACGACCTTGCCGTCCTTCGGGAAGGACTTGGTCACTTCGCCATGCTTGCCCTTGTCCTTGCCGGACAGGACGACGACCTTGTCGCCTTTTTTAATCTTCAGTGCCGACATTACAGCACCTCCGGAGCGAGCGAGATGATCTTCATGTAATTCTTGGCACGCAGCTCGCGACAAACTGGGCCGAAGATACGGGTGCCAATTGGCTCCTCGTTCTTGTTGACCAGCACCGCGGCATTGCCGTCGAAGCGGATCGTCGAACCATCGGCGCGATGAATGTCCTTGGCAGTGCGAACGATAACGGCGCGATGCACGTCACCCTTCTTCACTTTACCGCGGGGTGCGGCTTCCTTGATGGAAACGACGATCACATCGCCGACACCGGCGAAGCGACGCTTCGATCCACCAAGTACCTTGATGCACTGCACGCGCTTGGCACCAGAGTTATCGGCTACGTCCAGGTTGGACTGCATTTGAATCATGGTTCAGTCCTTCCTTACGCGTTATCTTCGACGCCGGTATCGGCAACGCCGCTACCGTCAATCACTTTCCAGGTCTTCAACTTCGACAGCGGCGCACACTCTTCGATGCGCACGATCTGGCCGAGCTTGAAAACATTGCCCTCGTCATGGGCATGGTACTTCTTGGTGCGACGAATGATCTTGCCGTACAGAGGGTGCTTAACCTTCCGTTCGACATTGACCACCACCGTCTTGTCTCCCTTGTCGGAAACAATGACACCGGTGAGAACGCGCTTTGGCATCTCTAGTCTTCCTTACTTCGCTTCGGCCGCGACGCGCGCGGTCTGGAGCGTCTTGATCTGTGCGATCGTGCGGCGGACTTCGCGCACTCGCGAAGGCTTCTCGAGCTGGTTGGTCGCAGCCTGAAAGCGAAGGTTGAAGGCCTCCCGCTTCAGTTCACCCAACTGCGTCGACAGCTCATCGCTTGTCTTCGCATTCAAGTCGGCAATCTTGGCCATCTTATTTGGCTCCCAGATGCGAGAAGTCACCCAATCGGGCAACGACCTTGGTTTTGATCGGCAGCTTTTCCATCGCGCGGCTGAACGCAATTGCTGCGATCGGGCCGGGAACGCCGTCGAGTTCGAACAGTATGCGGCCCGGCTTGACCCGTGCTGCCCAATATTCGGGAGCGCCCTTACCCTTACCCATGCGGACTTCGGCAGGCTTTGCCGAAACTGGCACGTCGGGGAAAATGCGGATCCACAAACGACCTTGACGCTTGATGTGACGCGTGATCGCGCGGCGAGCCGCTTCGATCTGACGCGCGGTCAAACGATCCGGTTCCATTGCCTTCAGGCCATAAGAACCGAAGTTGAGGTCCGTACCACCCTTTGCGTCGCCATGAATGCGACCCTTATGAGCTTTGCGGAATTTGGTGCGCTTTGGTTGAAGCATCTATCTGTCCTCAGCGAGCCGGACGGACGCCGGAAGTCTGAGCTTCCATCATCAGCCGTTCTTGCGAAAGTGGATCGTGACCCAGGATCTCGCCCTTGAAAATCCATACCTTCACGCCGCAAACACCATAGGCAGTGTGTGCTTCATGCTCGGCATAGTCGACGTGGGCGCGCAGCGTGTGCAATGGAACCCGACCCTCACGATACCATTCGGTACGTGCGATTTCGGCTCCACCCAACCGACCGGCGCAGGTGATCCGGATACCCTCTGCACCAAGACGCAGGGCCGATTGAACGGCACGCTTCATGGCACGACGGAAAGCGATACGACGCTCGAGCTGATCGGCAACACCCTGTGCAACGAGCTTGGCATCGATTTCCGGCTTGCGGATTTCAACGATGTTCAGCGACACGTCCGAAGACGTCATCTTGGCGATCGCAACGCGCAGCTTTTCAATGTCCGCGCCCTTCTTGCCGATGATGACGCCCGGGCGTGCAGCATAGACCGAGATGCGGCAAAGTTTTGCAGGGCGCTCGATAACGACCTTCGAGATTGCAGCCTGCGGCAGCGACTTGAAGATGTGACGACGGATGCGCAGGTCTTCGAGAAGCAAACGACCATAGTCAGCACCGTCGGCGTACCAGCGGCTGTCCCATGTGCGGTTGATCTGAAGCCGAAGCCCGATCGGATTTGATTTCTGACCCATATTAGGCTTCCTGTTCCTGCACTTCGCGCACAACGACGCGAAGACGGCTGAACGGCTTGACGATCTGCGTCGAACGACCGCGAGCGCGGGTTGCGAAACGCTTCATCGACAATCCTTTGCCGACGCTGGCTTCGACCACGACAAGCGCATCGACATCGAGATTATGATTATTCTCGGCATTGGCGATTGCTGATGCCAGGCATTTGCGAACATCGATCGCCATGCCCTTGGTTGAGAACTTTAGGATGTTCATCGCATCGCCAGCCTTGCGGCCACGGATGAGCGTTGCAACCAGACCAAGCTTCTGAGCTGAACCGCGAATCGCGGTCGAGGTAGCCAGGGCTTCATTTTCAGCAACGCGGCGTGGGTTGACGGTTTTAGACATCAGCGCTTGCCCTTCTTGTCCGCGGCGTGGCCGGGGAAATAGCGCGTGGGAGCAAACTCGCCGAGCTTCATGCCAACCATGTCTTCGTTCACGGAAACGGGAACGAACTTACGGCCGTTATAGACGCTGAACGTCAAGCCGACGAACTGTGGCAGAA
This genomic stretch from Sphingomonas paeninsulae harbors:
- the rplP gene encoding 50S ribosomal protein L16, producing the protein MLQPKRTKFRKAHKGRIHGDAKGGTDLNFGSYGLKAMEPDRLTARQIEAARRAITRHIKRQGRLWIRIFPDVPVSAKPAEVRMGKGKGAPEYWAARVKPGRILFELDGVPGPIAAIAFSRAMEKLPIKTKVVARLGDFSHLGAK
- the rplF gene encoding 50S ribosomal protein L6; amino-acid sequence: MSRIGKKAVPVPAGVTATIEGGLLSVKGPKGTLTLSLAEDVTYAVEDGTISVKPANATKRARSFWGMQRTLVQNLVTGVTDGFTKTLEITGVGYRANSQGPKLKLQLGYSHDVDIDVPDDLDVKTPDQTTIHITGIDKQKVGQLAAEIRRWRKPEPYKGKGIKYRGEYIFRKEGKKK
- the rpsH gene encoding 30S ribosomal protein S8; this translates as MSLTDPLGDMLTRIRNGQQARKDSVMSPASKLRVRVLDVLQREGYIRGYSEEELAGHGGIRIELKYFEGQPAIRHVARVSKPGRRVYSGSKELPRVRNGLGITIVSTPRGVLSDAEAREHNVGGEILAEVF
- the rpsE gene encoding 30S ribosomal protein S5 translates to MADENEIQAAPAADAGAPAPTEAPRGRGPGGPGRGGPGGNRSGPGGGNNRGGRDSNNRGRRDNRGGNDDGGEELIEKLVHINRVSKTVKGGKRFGFAALVVVGDGKGRAGFGHGKAREVPEAISKATAAAKKKMIRVPLREGRTLHHDGNGHFGAGRVTLRSAPQGTGIIAGGPMRAIFESLGVADVVTKSVGTSNPYNMIRATFEALGEQTSPKSVAQRRGKKIADLLGRGGSQTAEADAALVTE
- the rplV gene encoding 50S ribosomal protein L22; translated protein: MSKTVNPRRVAENEALATSTAIRGSAQKLGLVATLIRGRKAGDAMNILKFSTKGMAIDVRKCLASAIANAENNHNLDVDALVVVEASVGKGLSMKRFATRARGRSTQIVKPFSRLRVVVREVQEQEA
- the rpsC gene encoding 30S ribosomal protein S3, whose amino-acid sequence is MGQKSNPIGLRLQINRTWDSRWYADGADYGRLLLEDLRIRRHIFKSLPQAAISKVVIERPAKLCRISVYAARPGVIIGKKGADIEKLRVAIAKMTSSDVSLNIVEIRKPEIDAKLVAQGVADQLERRIAFRRAMKRAVQSALRLGAEGIRITCAGRLGGAEIARTEWYREGRVPLHTLRAHVDYAEHEAHTAYGVCGVKVWIFKGEILGHDPLSQERLMMEAQTSGVRPAR
- the rpsN gene encoding 30S ribosomal protein S14, giving the protein MAKKSSINKNEKRKAMVKQYAPKFAALRAIANDQNADDSDRLMARLKMSALPRNANPTRVRNRCLLTGRPRAYYRKFRLSRIMLRDLANKGLIPGVTKSSW
- the rplX gene encoding 50S ribosomal protein L24 — translated: MSALKIKKGDKVVVLSGKDKGKHGEVTKSFPKDGKVVVSGVNIATRHRKASQENPQGGLDRFEAPMHVSKVALEDPKTGKPTRVRFEIQDGKKVRVAVRSGETING
- the rplE gene encoding 50S ribosomal protein L5 → MVKAAERSKPRMQGIYDERIVKAMTEKFGYTNPMQVPRLVKIVLNMGVGEATQDKKKVDQAAGEMELIAGQKPVVTKAKKSVAQFKLREGMPIGCKVTLRRDRMFEFLDRFITIALPRVRDFRGLSDKSFDGRGNYACGIKEQLIFPEISYDRVDTIRGMDVIVATTANTDDEARELLRLFGFPFPIEEAAAEKKAA
- the rpmC gene encoding 50S ribosomal protein L29; the encoded protein is MAKIADLNAKTSDELSTQLGELKREAFNLRFQAATNQLEKPSRVREVRRTIAQIKTLQTARVAAEAK
- the rplR gene encoding 50S ribosomal protein L18; amino-acid sequence: MAKLSLFAKRRQRVRTKLRAKGTLRPRLSIHRSGRHIYAQIIDDTAGTTVAAASSLEKDARATTGATIDAATAVGKTVAERAKAAGVTHVVFDRGGFLFHGRVKALAEGAREGGLEF
- the rplN gene encoding 50S ribosomal protein L14, coding for MIQMQSNLDVADNSGAKRVQCIKVLGGSKRRFAGVGDVIVVSIKEAAPRGKVKKGDVHRAVIVRTAKDIHRADGSTIRFDGNAAVLVNKNEEPIGTRIFGPVCRELRAKNYMKIISLAPEVL
- the rpsQ gene encoding 30S ribosomal protein S17 — its product is MPKRVLTGVIVSDKGDKTVVVNVERKVKHPLYGKIIRRTKKYHAHDEGNVFKLGQIVRIEECAPLSKLKTWKVIDGSGVADTGVEDNA